CACCGGCAATGCCTGGCCGCTGCCCGATGATGCCACCTCGCATCCGCGCTCGGCCGGCTGCTTCACGAAATTCATCCGCGAATGGGTCCGCGAGCGCAAGACCGTGTCGCTGCTCGAAGGCGTGCGCAAATGCGCGCTGATCCCGGCGGAGATCCTGTCGCAGAGCACGCCGGCGATGCGCGCCAAGGGCCGGCTCGCCAAGGGCGCGGACGCCGACATCGTCGTGTTCGATTACGAGAAGCTCTCGGACCGCGCCACCTTCACGGCCATGAACCGTCCCTCCGAAGGCGTGCGGCATCTGATCGTCAGCGGCCAGCCGCTGATCAGCGACGGCATTCTCGACGTGGCGGCGCGGCCGGGCAGGCCGGTGCGCCGGCCCGTCGCCCGGGGCTGATCCATGCCGGTCCCCATTCTGCTGGTGACGGGCTTTCTGGGGGCGGGCAAGACCACGGTCGTCAATCATCTCCTGGCCAGTGCCGAGGGACGACGCATCGCCGCCATCGTCAACGATTTCGGCGCGATCAACGTCGATGCCGAGCTGATCGCGGGTGCGAGCGACGGCGTGATCAGTTTGGCCAATGGCTGCATCTGCTGCTCGCTGGAGGGTGACCTCTTGCGTACGCTCTCGACGCTGCTGCGGCGCGATCCCAAGCCCGAGCACATCGTCATCGAAACCAGCGGCGTCGCAGATCCCGCCGACATCGTACGCAATCTGATGGACCCGGTGATCCTGCGCGAGGCGCCGCTGGAGACGGTGCTCTGCGTGATGGATGCGACCGCGCCGCCGAGTGCCCTGGAGGACGCGCTGCACCGATCGCAGCTGCGCGTCGCCGACATCGTGGCGTTGAGCAAGCTGGATCTGGCGGAGGAGGGTGCGGGCCTGCGGATGCGCGAGGCGATCCGCGCGCAGCGCGTGCCTGCCGTGGTGGTCGATGCGCACCATGGCGAGATCCCTGCCGCGCTGCTGTTTCCCGCCCATGTTGATCGCGCGCCGACGCCGCGCGAGATCGGGCCGCGACGGCCGGCGGAGGAGCGCTTCGAGACGCTGAGCTGGACCTCGGAGCAGCCGCTTTCGCTGCCGCGTCTGCAGCAGGCGATCGGCAAGCTGGCACCGAAGCTCGCGCGCGCAAAGGGCCTGTTCGAGACGGTCGAGCAACCCGGCCGCATGATGGTGTTTCAGTTCGCCGCCGGCCGCGCGACGTTGGCGCCGGGTGACGCCCCGATGCCGGGCGTGCCGCGATCGCGGATCGTCTTCATCGCCGAGCTCGGCATGCTGTCGCGGGCCGAGCTCGACGCGATCATGGAGGGCTGTGTCGCAGGCTGAAGCTGCAACGCGTGCTGCGTCACGCGAATTGCGCGATGCCGTGGCCTACGGACCAGTTCTCCTTGGGCGCATCGAGCACGTTGACGAAGACGTCCTCGGGGCGGATGCCCGGGCTCTCGCCGAGCAGGTCCGCGATCCGGCGATACAGGGCCCCCTTCTGCTCTGCGGTGCGCGAGGCGAACACGGTGATCTGGATCAGCACCGCATCGTCGCTGCGTTCGACGCCGTAGGCGTTGCCGCAGCGGAAATTCGCCGGCGCAAGCTCGCTGATGGTCATGAACTGATCGTCCTCGGGCACGTTCAGCGCCTCGCGCATGGCCCGGTAGAGGTTGTCGAGGATCGCCTGGCGGTAGGCGTCCGGCTTGCCGGCGCGCATCGAGACGTGGAGGAGAGGCATGAGCTGGTCCCTTTGCATGCGGGCCCGGCCGCCAAGGCGCGTGCCGCGCCTGCGGTTTCGGCCCATTGACGAAACGGTTGATCAATCCCAATCTGTTTTTGACACGCTGTCTAGAAAACATATTTTTGACATCGTGTCAAATATCTCGGTTAACGAGGGAGGCAGGTCTTGAGGCCGCGCGAGTTCGACCATGACGACGTGCTGCGCATCGCGTTCGGGCAGTTCTGGCGTAAGGGCGTGCGTGGCACCTCGCTATCGGACATCGCGCGCGATGCCGGTGTCCAGCGTGGCAGCCTCTACAACGCCTTCGGCAGCAAGGAGGCGCTGTTCCTGCAGGCCTATGAGCGTTATGCGGGCGAGTATCTCGTCACGCTGCAAAAGGCGCTCGGTGTGGGCTCATTGCGCAAACGCCTCACCGCGTTCTTCGATCTGACCATCACCAACTTCCGCGCGGGCACGCCGCCACGGGGATGTCCGACTACGCGTGGCCTGATGGAGCTCGGCGCGGCCGAAGGCGAGGGGCTCGACGAGGAGGCGCGCCAGGCTTTTGCGGGCTTCGTCTCCCGCATCACGGCTCTCATTCAGGAGACGTTGTCGGCCGGCGCCGAGCGCGGCGAGTTCAGCGGCAACGCCGCGGCAGCAGCGCTGCATATCGTCACGGTGACGCGGGGTCTTGCCGTGCTCGAACGTGCCTTCGACGACGAGCCGCAACTGCGCAAGATCGCCGCCCATACGATCGACCTCGTGCTGGGCAAGAAGGGTGGCTAGATGGTCATGCCAGAATGGCGATCCCAGCGCGCTGGTCGCGCTGGGATCGTCTGGAGGTCTCATGGAGGGCATCGAGCTCTGCGTCTCCATGCGAGGTTGATACCGCAATGCCGCGTCGGATGCGAATAGAACCTGTCAAAGGGTCAGCACAAGGCGAGCGCGTTGACGGCCCGCGTTGTCGCAATCTCGTTCTCGTGGCCGACGAACTGGCACACGACAGACTCGAGCTCGCCAGGATGCTTGCGTCGTGCGACCGTGAGCAGTCGCATCAATTCGGTCTCGTCCTTCGACAGTCGCCGGCACGACGGCGGCATGAAGCACAGCTCGCACGGCCTGCCGCTGCGAAGGATCCTGATGAGCGCGGCAGCCCGTGCCACCAGCAGCGGGCTGTCGGCAATATCAGGCGCCTCGTCGGCGAAGCGATAGGCAGCCTCCCAGCAATCCGATGCACCGGTCGCGTAGGCCGCGCCGATGAAGCGGAACAGTGCCAGCGCAACACGGGAAAATTGATCGTAGCTGTCGATGCATGGACGCGTCGAAAGCGCGGTCTGGAGCGGACAGAGCCGAGCCTCGCCGGCTTCCGGGACCGCCACCGAGCCGCATGCGTCCTGCACCATTGACGGTCCCATCAGTGCAGCGTCGGACTGCCCACGAACCAGCTCTTCATGGCCATGGTCCGATCATGCTCGAAAGTCCGGATGTGCCGCTCGGGCAGGATGAGACCTGCCGTACGGAAGATCGTTGCAAGTCCGCGCACGGGCGCGAGTGCCCAATCGGCCCCGACCGGCGGCAGCCAGCATTCGAACTGCTCGCGAACGACGTCGATGCGGTCCTGCTGGGCCGCGGCGATCGCCCGTAAGATTCCGTGCTCGCTGTCGGACATGCGCGGGCAGGTGGGACAGTGGACTTCGATCGCGGTATGCGCCGTGCACGCGAAGATCTCGATGATGGCTTCCAGCGAGAACACGGCGTCACCGACGCGAAAGTGGTCGTACACCTGCTGGATATCGGCCGCGGTCGGGACCGCACCTCCGCTGCGTGCCTTCGCCCTGAATCCCCAGATGAACAGCCGCTCCGCCGCGCTCAGCGCAGGAAGGTCGAGGGATCTCGTCTGTGTCGATTGATGCATGGAGGCTCTGGCCTTCGGCTGCGCTCACGCCACTTCCGGCGTTGATGATCTGCGTCGATCGTTCCGCCAGAGGCTTTCGCAAGTCAACGCTCGGAGCGACGATATCGAGGTCTTCTAGATCTAAAGAAGCCTGGAGGCGCGGATGCGCCCGTCCTGTCTTGAACGATTCCAATGCAGGGGGAGCGCCGCGACTATCGATCTTCTAAGCGGCGCCGAGGAGGGGCACGGCATCGCCGAAGCGGCTCGGCGGATGGCGGCCGTCTCCACGCATTTTTGGGGGGTCCGGGGAGCCAATGCTTAAAGCTTTGCTAAGGGGAGCAGGATAAACTGACATATCAGCCCTCCGAATTCTTGTGAGCTCCGATGTTTTTCTCCCGCATCAGTTTCAAGCTGGTCCTGATTGTCGGCATCAGCCTCCTCGGCATGATCGTGCTGGCGCCGATCGCGCTTTCGACCCTGCGTACGCAGATGGTCGCCGATCGCCAGGCCAAGCAGCACATGGTGGATATCGGCTACGGTATCCTGGCGCACTATCAGAAGCTCGAGAGCGACGGAAAGCTCTCGCGCGAGCAGGCCCAGGCCGCTGCAATGGCAGAAATCAAGAGCCTGCGCTACGACAAGGTCGAGTATTTCTGGATCAACGACATGGCCCCGAAGATGGTCATGCACCCGATCAAGCCCGAGCTCGACGGCAAGGATCTCTCCGGGATGAAGGATCCGGCCGGCAACGCGCTGTTCCTGGGTTTCGTTGACGTCGTCAAGAAGCAGGGCGCGGGTTTCTACGGCTATCTCTGGCCGAAGCCCGGCTTCGACCAGCCGGTCGGGAAGATCTCCTACGTTAAGGGCTTCGCGCCCTGGGGCTGGATCATCGGCACCGGCATCTATCTCGACGACGTCGACGCCGTCTTCCGCCAGAACGCGATGACGTTCGCCTACATCTGCCTGGCGGTGCTGGTCGTGGTTCTCGGCGCGTCCTTCCTGATCGGCCGCAGCGTCACCCGGCCGCTGGCCCGGATCACGTCGTTGACCGAGCGCCTCGCTTCCGGCGATGCGGCGTTCGACGTGCCCTACACCGATCGCCGCGACGAGGTTGGCGGGCTCGCCAAGGCGCTCGCCGTGTTCAAGGACAATGCATCGGCCGTCAGCCGGATGCATGCCGAGCAGCAAGAGCTGAAGCAGAAGGCCGACGACGAGAAGCGCAGGGCGATGGCCGACCTCGCCGGCAAGTTCGAGGCAAGCGTCCAGGCCGTCGTCCGCGACGTCTTCAACGAGGCGCGCGCGATGCAGCAGGCCGCGCAAGGCATGTCCGAGACCGCGAACAAGGCGACCGACCGCGCGAGCTTCGTTGCCGCCGCCTGCCAGCAGGCTTCCAGCAACGTGCAGACGGTGGCCTCCGCCGCCGGCGAATTGTCGTCCTCGATCACCGAGATCAGCCAGCGCGTCGCGCAGGCCGCCAGCGTGGCCGACAAGGCCGCCGCCGACGGGCAACGCACCAACGACACCGTCCAGGGCCTGGTGGCGGCCGCACACAAGATCGGCGAGGTCATCGACCTCATCAACCAGATCGCCTCGCAGACCAATCTGCTCGCGCTCAACGCCACCATCGAGGCGGCGCGCGCCGGCGAAGCCGGGAAGGGCTTTGCGGTGGTCGCGAGTGAAGTGAAATCGCTGGCGAGCCAGACCGCGAAGGCGACCGACGAGATCGGCGCGCAGATCACCGCGATCCAGGCCGAAACCAACGAGGTCGTCGGCAACATCGACAGCATCCGAAAGACCATCATGGAGGTCAACGAGATCTCCTCGTCGATCGCGGCCGCAGTGGAAGAGCAGGGCGCCGCGACCCAGGCGATCGCCCACAGCGTGCAGGAGGCCGCCTCCGGCACCGACCAGGTCTCGCAGAATATCTCCGGCGTCACCGATGCCACGGCGGAGACCGGCCAAGCCGCCGGCCTCGTGCTGCAATCGAGTGGCCGGCTGACGCAGAAGCTGCAGTCGCTCGAGAACGAGGTCAGCACCTTCGTTGCGGGCGTGCGGGCGGCCTGATCGTCGCCGGTCGCGTCTGCCGTGACGTGGATAATTCGCCTCGGCACGGCGCGTGCGGCTGGCTCGAAATTCCGGCCTGCGGGAGTGGTCACCGCGACCGGCTTTCCCGTCCTTGACGGCTGCGGTTAAAGTGGCGAAGCAGGACCATCGAACCTGCCGACCCGCGTCTGCCATCGCGGGCGTGGAGACCGCCGCATGTCGTTCAAAAAACTCCTGATCGCCAATCGCGGCGAGATCGCCATCCGCATCGCGCGTGCCGCAGCCGATAGCGGCATCACGACGGTCGCGATCCATCCTGCCGACGATGCGCTGTCGCTGCATGTGCGCGTTGCCGACGAAGCCATCGAGATCCCCGGCCGCGGCGCGCGCGCCTATCTAGACATCGATGCGGTGGTGAAGGCGGCGAAGGCGACCGGCTGCGATGCCGTGCATCCCGGCTACGGCTTCCTCAGCGAGAACGCCGCCTTCGCGAAGGCTTGCACTGAAGCGGGCATCGCCTTCGTCGGGCCGAAGCCGGCCGCGCTGGAGCTGTTCGGCGACAAGGTTGCCGCACGGCAACTGGCAAAGCGCTGCGGCGTGCCGATCATTGCCGGCACCAGTGGGCCGTCCACGCTGGAGGAGATCACGGCGTTCTTTGCATCCCTCGGCAGCAACGCGGCGATCGTGATCAAGGCGATGGCCGGCGGCGGCGGTCGCGGTATGCGCGTGGTCGAGAACTCAGCCGATCTGGCGGAAGCCTATGCGCGCTGCCAGTCCGAGGCCAAGGCAGCGTTCGGCTTCGACGGCGTCTATGCCGAGCGGCTGATCCGGCAGGCGCGTCATATCGAGGTGCAGATCATCGGCGACCATCGTGGTGCGATCTCCCATCTCTGGGAACGCGAATGCACCATCCAGCGCAGGCACCAGAAGCTGATCGAGGTGGCGCCGAGCCCGTCGCTGAGTGATTCCTTGCGCAGCCGCATCATCGAGGCGGCGAAGCAGCTCGCCTTGGCTGCCTCTTACGACAATCTCGGCACGTTCGAGTTCCTGGTCGACGGCACTGCCGAGGACAGCTTTGCCTTCATCGAGGCCAATCCGCGACTCCAGGTCGAGCACACCGTGACGGAAGAGGTGCTCGGCCTCGACCTCGTCCGCGCCCAGCTCGCGGTCGCATCGGGCGCGACGCTCGCCTCGCTCGGTCTCGCACAAGGGTCGATCCCGAAGCCGCGCGGCTATGCCATGCAGCTCCGCGTCAACATGGAAACGCTGGACGAAACAGGCGCCACGCATCCGACCGGCGGCGTGCTCGCCGTGTTCGAGCCGCCCTCGGGACCCGGCGTCCGCGTCGATAGTTTTGGCTATGCCGGCTATAAGACCAGCGCCGCCTTCGACTCGCTCTTGGCCAAGGTGATCGTGCATACGCGGGGCGAGGCCTGGCACGATGTGGTCGCGAAAGCCACGCGCGTCCTGCGCGAGTTTCGGATCGACGGCGTCGTCACCAACATCGCCTTCCTCCAGGCCGTGCTCGCACATCCCGATTTCAGGACCAACCGTATCGCGACCGATTTCATCGATTGCAACATCGCAAAGCTCGTCGAGGCGGCCGATGGCGCCGCCAAGCCGCTGTATTTCGCGGCGGCCGAGCGAAGCGGGCACGGCACCGAGACGCACGTCGCGCAAGCAGTGCCCGAAGGCGCGGTGATGGTCGCCGCGCCTCTGCAAGGGACCATCGTCACTATCCAGGTGAAGGAAGGCGAGATCGTACGTCCTGGCCAGCAGCTCGCCGTGATCGAGTCCATGAAGATGGAGCACCTCGTCATGGCCGAGCAGGGCGGCCGCGTCATGAAGCTCGCTGGGGATGGCGTCACACTGCTGCATGGCGAACCGATCCTCTATCTCGAACCGCTCGACGTCGCGGCTGATAGCGCGGCGGCGGAAGCCGACATCGATCTCGATCACATCCGTCCCGATCTTGCCGAGCTGATCGCGCGCCAGGCCAACACGCTCGATGCGAACCGGCCGGCTTCGGTCGAGCGCCGCCGCAACACCAACCAGCGCACCGCGCGCGAGAATATCGCCCAATTCGTCGACGCCGGCTCGTTCATGGAGTATGGCAGCCTGGCGATTGCCGCGCAGCGGCGCCGGCGCAAGCTCGACGATCTCATCAAGAAC
This genomic stretch from Bradyrhizobium daqingense harbors:
- a CDS encoding CobW family GTP-binding protein, with protein sequence MPVPILLVTGFLGAGKTTVVNHLLASAEGRRIAAIVNDFGAINVDAELIAGASDGVISLANGCICCSLEGDLLRTLSTLLRRDPKPEHIVIETSGVADPADIVRNLMDPVILREAPLETVLCVMDATAPPSALEDALHRSQLRVADIVALSKLDLAEEGAGLRMREAIRAQRVPAVVVDAHHGEIPAALLFPAHVDRAPTPREIGPRRPAEERFETLSWTSEQPLSLPRLQQAIGKLAPKLARAKGLFETVEQPGRMMVFQFAAGRATLAPGDAPMPGVPRSRIVFIAELGMLSRAELDAIMEGCVAG
- a CDS encoding tautomerase family protein; amino-acid sequence: MPLLHVSMRAGKPDAYRQAILDNLYRAMREALNVPEDDQFMTISELAPANFRCGNAYGVERSDDAVLIQITVFASRTAEQKGALYRRIADLLGESPGIRPEDVFVNVLDAPKENWSVGHGIAQFA
- a CDS encoding TetR/AcrR family transcriptional regulator, with protein sequence MRPREFDHDDVLRIAFGQFWRKGVRGTSLSDIARDAGVQRGSLYNAFGSKEALFLQAYERYAGEYLVTLQKALGVGSLRKRLTAFFDLTITNFRAGTPPRGCPTTRGLMELGAAEGEGLDEEARQAFAGFVSRITALIQETLSAGAERGEFSGNAAAAALHIVTVTRGLAVLERAFDDEPQLRKIAAHTIDLVLGKKGG
- a CDS encoding methyl-accepting chemotaxis protein; translated protein: MFFSRISFKLVLIVGISLLGMIVLAPIALSTLRTQMVADRQAKQHMVDIGYGILAHYQKLESDGKLSREQAQAAAMAEIKSLRYDKVEYFWINDMAPKMVMHPIKPELDGKDLSGMKDPAGNALFLGFVDVVKKQGAGFYGYLWPKPGFDQPVGKISYVKGFAPWGWIIGTGIYLDDVDAVFRQNAMTFAYICLAVLVVVLGASFLIGRSVTRPLARITSLTERLASGDAAFDVPYTDRRDEVGGLAKALAVFKDNASAVSRMHAEQQELKQKADDEKRRAMADLAGKFEASVQAVVRDVFNEARAMQQAAQGMSETANKATDRASFVAAACQQASSNVQTVASAAGELSSSITEISQRVAQAASVADKAAADGQRTNDTVQGLVAAAHKIGEVIDLINQIASQTNLLALNATIEAARAGEAGKGFAVVASEVKSLASQTAKATDEIGAQITAIQAETNEVVGNIDSIRKTIMEVNEISSSIAAAVEEQGAATQAIAHSVQEAASGTDQVSQNISGVTDATAETGQAAGLVLQSSGRLTQKLQSLENEVSTFVAGVRAA
- a CDS encoding acetyl-CoA carboxylase family protein; the encoded protein is MSFKKLLIANRGEIAIRIARAAADSGITTVAIHPADDALSLHVRVADEAIEIPGRGARAYLDIDAVVKAAKATGCDAVHPGYGFLSENAAFAKACTEAGIAFVGPKPAALELFGDKVAARQLAKRCGVPIIAGTSGPSTLEEITAFFASLGSNAAIVIKAMAGGGGRGMRVVENSADLAEAYARCQSEAKAAFGFDGVYAERLIRQARHIEVQIIGDHRGAISHLWERECTIQRRHQKLIEVAPSPSLSDSLRSRIIEAAKQLALAASYDNLGTFEFLVDGTAEDSFAFIEANPRLQVEHTVTEEVLGLDLVRAQLAVASGATLASLGLAQGSIPKPRGYAMQLRVNMETLDETGATHPTGGVLAVFEPPSGPGVRVDSFGYAGYKTSAAFDSLLAKVIVHTRGEAWHDVVAKATRVLREFRIDGVVTNIAFLQAVLAHPDFRTNRIATDFIDCNIAKLVEAADGAAKPLYFAAAERSGHGTETHVAQAVPEGAVMVAAPLQGTIVTIQVKEGEIVRPGQQLAVIESMKMEHLVMAEQGGRVMKLAGDGVTLLHGEPILYLEPLDVAADSAAAEADIDLDHIRPDLAELIARQANTLDANRPASVERRRNTNQRTARENIAQFVDAGSFMEYGSLAIAAQRRRRKLDDLIKNTPADGLVMGVATVNAENFGPEGGRCIVVAYDYTVLAGTQGHMNHKKIDRMLTLAEDWRVPLVFYAEGGGGRPGDTDRLGMTGLDGPSFVQFARLSGLVPVVGIVSGYCFAGNAAMLGCCDVIIATKNASIGMGGPAMIEGGGLGVYHPAEVGPVSFQSPNGVIDILVEDEEEATRVAQKYLSYFQGAVTSWEAADQRLLRRAIPENRLRVYDIRSVIDLVADKDSVLELRRDYGVGMITALIRIEGKPFGLIANNPRHLGGAIDADAGDKAARFLQLCDAFDLPIVSLCDTPGFMVGPEAEKTAIVRHVSRMFVTGASLTVPLFGIVLRKGYGLGAQSMIGGGFHASFFTAAWPTGEFGGMGLEGYVRLGFRKEMEAIADPEERETYYRNKVAELYANGKAVSIASVFEIDNVIDPAETRRWILAGLRSVPKPPVRTGKKRPCIDTW